The Arachis hypogaea cultivar Tifrunner chromosome 14, arahy.Tifrunner.gnm2.J5K5, whole genome shotgun sequence DNA window GGTTAAGCGACcaccagaaaaattaaagatgaaaagaaGAATGGATTCGGATGAAAAAGATGGAGGAGGCAAGAGATCGAGACTAGATACTAAGAACAACGATAACACTCATTTGAAAAGGCAGCTTGAAAAATTTACTTACAGTTATTGTGGTGATAAAGGTCACACCGAGAGGTTGCAAAAAGAAGAGATTGGCTGATGCagctgttgctgctgctgctgtagTTGAGGTTGAGGCTGCTGCAAAAAACAAAAAGGGCGAAGGGGGAGGTGATCCACCAGAAAATTATTCTATTTTGACTTTAGAACCTAAATATTTTTACATGATATAGGTTGCTGGAAATATAAGGCCTGCAAAGTTGCcggaaagaagaagaagttctcCACCGCCAAGTTCTGTCACAGTCAATCCATTGCAGGGTGCTAACTCAGGAACAACAATCAAGGATGACAAGTTTAATGAAATTTGTGCCTACTCTCAGTttcaaagcacaaaaaaaaaagacttgAAGAAATTAGTTAGATGTGTTTAGGGAGATTATGAAAATTAGTATGTGACATTAGACCTTTAATGTTTTGTTAAAATTTAGACAATGACTACTAAGATCAGTCCTGATTATTTTGATATCACAGTGGATCTTTTGATGTTAATACTCATGATGCTTGGTTATGCATCTTTTTTGTTCAactatgataactaatttaatataaatCTGGTTTGTTAGTTTAACTTGCCTATTGTAATCCTATTTAAATATAACTCAattttgttgagtcatgtgtaaGTCACAGGAATACCACAAATTAAATTATTCATTCTATTCAAATATTTTTACACAATACatcttccattacattacattacaaaaattcttccataattttttcttcaaaatttgtaACACATCACTAACAAAAACACTACCATCATAAACACAGATACCATCAACAAATGGGTCATGAATTTCTAACTTCTTACATCATCTTCCAACCTCCCAACCCTCCATGCTAGGTTCATCTTCTTTCCACCATTGACTCTATCAAAATCTACTATTCTAGCACTTTTCTCTTGTCCAATGTCAACCCAGACAAACATACCGCACTaagtctttttttcttgtctgaAATGAACCAACAAAAGATGATGAAATGAAGCAGGCAAGAACAaatgaacaaaatattatatatttaacttACATTATAATTGGGACATCCATAAAATGGCTTGTTTGGATTTGATTCTGTTCCAGACCATCGCAGAACTGAACGGTAACCGCACCCACACTATTCCGGCACCCTCGTATTTCTGTTCCGGTTTTGTGACCTGACCTAGTTACCGCTTGAAGGAGAGCGAATCGAGTTTCCAGCTACGATGCTTCCACCACCCACCATGATGCTGTAACTAATAGCGATGAATGACAAAGATTTAACAAGAAGAAGAGaaacaagaagagaagaagataaagaagaataagaagatagGAGGAAGGAAGACGGAAGTTGAAGAAGAACCCAACTCAGATAAATGAGAGAAAATTAGGGTTTTAGGGACTAAATTGGGTACAAATACAACCCTCGCCACGTTATCTAGCCGTTGTAGGGTTTAGCGTGGTAGAGAGGGTGCCACCATGGCACTCCGTTTGCTGAGTCATTACCGAAAAGGGTTGAGAGACCACGTTGGTGTCCAAATCTAAATCTGGAGGACCAGTATAgataattttaaagaataaataaCCACTTGTATCCATGAAAGATGAAAATGCTGACATATGTACCCACACTaaatcgaaactaaacttgtacccacGCAAGATACTTTttgtgtgacaaaagtaccctgTCTTTGGAAGGTTGGAGTGCCACGTAGGGTACTTTTATCACACGGCAGACATCTTACgtgggtacaagtttagtttcgatctAGTATGAGTACATATGTCagtgttttcatcttttatggatACGAATGATCATTTATTCATCAAAGACCAAAATAAGTAATTACAGGGCCAAAATGGATAATTAATTCAACACACTTGAGTACTTTTCATGATTTAAACGCCGAACCAAACGCGTCCTAAAACCGAACTAGTTTGAGGAAcattcttaaccaaaaccctacCCCCCAGTCACACTTCACTCAGAGTCTCACACGCTACTCGTTCTGAACACACCCCTTCTTCACAATAACCATCATGTTTCGCATAGCATCATCGAGGTTATCCTCAAGAGCTGCTTCTTCTGTTTCTTCCACCGCATCATTTCTTGCGTCTCTCACTGCAAAACCATCTCCCGTTTCACTCACACCTCTCGCTGCGACATCGTTTAGGTCATACGGCAATGGCTTGGAGCTCGACAAGTCCATGGCTAATCCTGATGCTATTAATATGATCAATTACGCTTTAAACCACGCTAGGACCGACAAATCATGTAATTAATCCAAAAACTGAAAACAAAAATgccatttttagggtttacaCCCCGAGACTGTCTTTATTGATTCTATTAATGATTGAAGTTAacgtcttttttttctttttggttcgtCAATAGTTGGGTCGTACGGACTAGGTTTGCTTGTGTTGAAGCACTGCCTTACGATTGAGTTAACTGAAGGCAAAGACCCCAAAAATGAGAATTCTAAAGGGATTGCTTTGCTTGCTATGTCCACCTTGGAATATGAAAGGTtcttatcatttatttatttaagttcgGATTTTGGTCTTTTATTAGAAATGTGGGAGCTCCAGTTTTGGTGGTTGGTTAGTTAGTTTGAATTCATTGAGAGTTTTGTATAAtttaaaccttttcttttcttttttcaggGGAGAGTATGATATTGCATTGGAGAAGCTACAGAGTATTCACGAATTAACCAATGCTTACTTGGGTGTCAGAGGTAATTTCACTTTTTCTTggtagtttcttttttttttttttttttttttaattattaatattagtaATTTCATGTGAATTTTGGTTTATTATTGTAGTTGCTGCCCTTGAGGCTGAGGCTGGTCTTTATCTAGAGTTGGGGCAGGTTCGTATCTACAAAtccttgaaaaatattttctttcgaGTTCTTGTGTTGGTCCCGTTCATATTTATTCAGATGAAGTTTTGCTATACAGGATGATAAGGCATCTGCAATTGCTGATAAATGTGTAGAGGTTGTCGAGAAACAGAaaacagatgatgatgatgaggattttAAGGCTCTAATTCTTCGTGCTAAAGCACTGAAGGGGCTGATTGAGCTTGTCAAGGGAAGTATCGAATCAGGTAGTTGTGTGCTAATGGTGTATTTGTTcgtttttgtgattcttgatgaGTGCTTATTATGTTCTTGGTGCAGCTGTCCCTTTTTTTGACAAATCTATCCAGCTCAGCGACGGTATGATTCGTCTCATCTGGTTTGTAGAAAGCATTCTTGTACTTCCAAATTAACAGTTGGTTATATAGGTACTGCTGCTCTATCATATGGAGAATTCCTATACCTTAAGCAAAACTATTCAATGGCGAAAGAGGTCTACACGAGTGTCCTAAAAGGAGCTTCCGACATAAAAAAATTTGGCAATCCATATTTAGGAGCTTGTAACATGAACTTGGAGGGTTTAATGATGGGGGCACTGTGTTCTCTAGGGCAGCTTGAAACATATCAGGGGTATGCTCAATTTTTTCATTTGGTTTTCCTTAGTTATACCACAAACTTCCTTTTTTATGTTGAGACATATGATACATCACTAATAattgttggtttaggaactatggTAATGCAGAGAAGGCTTTGACACAGGCATTAACATTGGCAGAGGAAACCTATGGTGACTTCTATATTCGTTTGATTCATTACCTAAACTCAATATAAAAATTTGGTTAGCACTTTTTACAGAACCTGATAATGGCATGTTATGTTACTAAAATCTCCTGGCTTTATCAATTTGTAAAGGTGAAAAGCATCCCAAGGTGGGTGTTGTCTTAACAAGCATAGCCCTCATGTATAGGCGTAGAGCAATGGAGGAGCGTACAAGCTCTCTGATGGTTCAAGAGGTTAGACTTAGAACTCTCCAtgcattcttaattatttttttaatcatctcttttctttataaaaaataacagtGATACACTAACTAGGATGCTTTGACAGGTCTTGACTCTTAATTTAGTTTTCATTGTCAGAATTCGGTGCTGTGAAACATTCACACTGAAATATTTGCTCTGGTTTTATTCAACTAATCAATTTTCAAATTGCCCGTGCACTTATGTAGACCGTGGATAAGAATTTTGATCTGTCCTTCTCTTTTGTGCATGACACTGTTTTCTCTAAAAAACTTTACTTATTTAATAACTGGTCTACAAGTTTTCTATTAGAAGTTGTTTTCCTTACTAGTGTCTGCAAATTAAACAATGTATTTTCTGATGGAATTGTTTCACACTGCTTAACTACCCTTGGCTGCCTAGTaattatacagaaaaatattGACAGGGTCTCTACAGAAAAGTGATAGATATCTTGAAGGTTACAGAAACTGAGTCTGAAGGTAATGATCTATGTGCCATTTCGGGGTTGACTTGTCCATACTCAATATACTCTTGCTGATAATGAGAACAGATATTGAGCACAAAATGCTTCTTGTAGGTTCTGCACCAGTGGTAGAAAGAAGTGATATAGCAGCTATTGCACGAGGTATgacaaattcttcaatctactcTTCTATTACATGCTATAATCTTTGATGGACAAGCTTATCAAGTAATGACAAATTGGAAATTAATACAAGAAAATTGagttttttataatttcacaatGAATTTACCAATTAACTGATGATTTATTAATAAAGAATAGAAGAGAAAGATTATTAAAAAAAGGGAAAATGCTCTGTAACGGAACATAGTCTAGAAAAGAGAGGTAAGAGTTGGAAAAGGAAATCACCTGGAGTGGAGGAGGACCAACCGCTGGTGACGATGATGCTGCGGCGGAGATGCTGTGACGACTTCTTTGGTTCTTCCTCAAACAGCAGAGAGAACGACAGAGGAGTTGGAGTTCGGCATGCGGCGGCGATGCTGTAGGCAGTTCCTTCAGCAGCAAAAAGGATTTTCTAGGTGACCAAAATAACTctcaaatgttaaaaaaaaaaaaaaaaaaaaaaggaacccAGACCGCCATTTCCGCCAATCACAGTGCGGACTGCCATGGTGTTGCCACTGTGATTTTGTAACAGTGTCAGTGTCCCGAAGATGGTGGCCAGCCCAAAATCCTTTTAAAATactgatcattagtgtgtaaaggCACTCTTCTATTATCAAATGGCATGCATTATAGCAATATCTGCCTGCCTAAGATTTTGCATGGGATAGACGATGAGTGCATGGGTTCAGATTCAGTTCTTTGTGATGTGTGAATTAAATTAATCAGTTCTTGTTTTGTGCATATCACAATAGTTGGACGACATGAATGTCAGACAATTATTTTTAAGCTTGCGCCCATCAAATTAGTTTCGTTGCAAGCATGCTGATAATCATTTAATCATATATCTTGTAGGTGGCTATGCGGAAGTACTCAGTGTCCAAGAAAATCGCAAGAGCGAAGGAGAGAAGCTAAAGAAGTTGGCTGAGACTATATGGAAAAACCGCAGGCTGACTCTTGATGAGGCGCTACTAGATCTAGAGTCTAGCAAAATCTCAATCATCGATCCAAGAATCAGCAGGATATTGTAAATTGATCCatcttctgttttctattttcctGCCACAGGTTGACTATGCCATATGACAAAGTTGGACTACTACTTCATAAAATTAGACCATAATGTTGCTTGTAGCTTAAATGTGATGCCAGGATATACAATGGTATCTAGACCTCCGTATATAGCATTTTCTAGGCTAGGCATATAAATAACAAGTTACTGAACTATTGAggcctttttttttatatatttaaattaaataaatttaatatttactgAATTATGTAAAGGGTAAAATGTTTATCAAAATGCATAACATGAGATACTGTGCATAACATCTCATTAAAAGCATATCACGAGTATTGAGACACCTAAATATGATATAGGGTCTGTTTCGGAAGTTTTAAAACTAACTTTTTTGAGTTTTAACCTATGATGCACGAACACTGACATGGGACACAACACAAGACATGCTGAcacgcaaattttaaaattttacatgatatgggacacgcatatatataaaatataaagtattttttagataaatcataatgatatttattgatattaaaatataaattaaaatttttaattatttttaatgttttattttaattatatcaagtatttaaaatatttttgttttaataaataataatatatattgtatctaaatttattttaagaatatatgttaagaataaaactggacacgctgacacgtgatgttatttaggtgtgtccaggcgtgttcggagaagaattttttattttttattaagacacagttggacacagcagacacgcgtgtcggacgagtgtcggtgagtgtcgtgtccgacACGCGAACACGGCAACTCAgcaaagtgtccgtgcttcataggttttaacttatgaaaagtaatagtattaatattttgtgcaatttttaaaatcaaattgcaactttctaaaaAGTTATTTAGGAACTTATaaagaagtaaaaaaaatgatttctctcataatattattatttttatcacatttctataaaataagtacttttagaactaaaaattcaaatacaaataacttatttataaactacttttaatatagctatttattatttaaactatttttacaAAAGTAAATTAAGATGTTTATTTAAACTGGACCATAGTCCTGATATATGAAATAAATGCATGAAACGGATACTGAGTACTCGGGAATCGGGATGTGGATACGTGTGTTAAATACAATATTAATACTTGTATTATTGTATtcgtatatttaattaaatatttaatttgaaaaaaaattaatgatttaaatttttaaattaaaatattaacaattttttaaaatgatcCCAAATGTGTGTAATTTCTTTTTATAAGTTGATATAATATGTTggataatattgtattatttttatttttatttttttatttcatccaattttattcacataatttaaaattttaaaattacaaaattttgaatttaaaatttagatggatataatttaaattaacgaTTTAATTTAATCCAATACATATAAACGTATTTGTATTATTTTACTCGTAATATATAATGCTAGTGTATTTACACTCATTAAAATACTAGTACAAGCACTAATTAGATAACTAGttttaattaaagataagattcttttaattatcaaatagtCATCGAAGGTTTGtattcatatttaaaaattagttaaaaattaattaggtaatatttataattattcatGATTAaccatacaaatacaataatatgggtatatttatttttattggattgaattaaaattttaaattcaaaattttataattttaaaatttaaaattatttgaataaaatgggatgaaatgtgaaaataaaaatcaaacaaacataacATTATCCAAAATATTATATCGACGAAGcaaggaattttttatttaaattatttaaatatcatattgACGGAAATGTGTAATATGAGGAGTATTTACGTATATGCAAAACAGCTCACATCCTGCCCTAAATCAAGTTAAACACACATCCTGGATACACTATACTTGGATATGAAACAACAAAGCGCAACACAACCCAGATGCTACTGGGATACACTCAAAATGCAGTAATTGGGTGTGTATCCGAGATACGTGCGTAATGGAAAAGTAGATACAATACCCGAGATGCGTTGGAACGCTATATAAAGCGTGTAGCCGAGATCGATGGCttcattctaatttttttttttagttttggatAGTTTTAAAAGCATACATGGTTAGACGAATAGGTGGTGCGCGAAAAGATAATTTGCACAACTTAACCGACAAGTGcatcgggtcatccaagtaatacctcaggcgaatgagggtcgatcccacgagaattgtcaaactgagcaagcaatggttgtcaAGTTGGTTTAGTTAGGCAAATCAAAAGGGTTTTGAAGATTGCAATTCGCATGAAACAGTAAAATAAAGGGGTTTGGTGTGAAAGCAGTATGAGAAAACAATTAAGCCTTTGCAGATGTTTATTTTTTCAGATTAAAAGtacttaccaactattttaacaatgcatgattcaATTCATAACAAACTATAaatgtctaaaccctaatctcttagtgatttagcctcctctagccttcattaactgccactctcgtggtcacttaattccgattagagggttaagttcaaaaaactagtttatggccacagaaaccctaattactcaaagctaacaggattatatgcACGTATCCCAATTAATTAATGTAATTAGcgatttaggaggaatttgttttcaagctgtagttcaagcgagataactctctcgagaatcacaagaactcatgtagaataagggtcatactctcgttccacccaaattcataggattaagaacgaaaacaatccttgaaattgaatcaaaacattaattaaaatagaagaataatagttctaatccatagaaatagacagagctcctaaccttaaccaagaggtttaattgctcatgaCTTTTAGATAAACTAAGGTTCTGAAAAACATGCGTCCGGAAGAAGATCCCAAATACAAgagatctttttccttttatactaacctaatttgatatggaaaataaaataaaataataaaccctaaacctaaaagatattatttataattaaaaattacaaaatgaagataaaatataactaataagTGCTACTTGAGAGGCCCATGAGGAAAAGAATTCGGACTgctgctggcgttaaacaccaatttgggtgtttaacgccccaAAGAGAGAAGGCTCGTGCATGCTTGTATCCCCtgctggtgctaaacgccagctGGGCATTTAGCACCCAGGGAGGGGTCTGTCAGCTTTTCTCCTTTTTGCTCCAAACTTTGTCAAACtgctccgaatttcacctgaaataataaaaatactaaaacaactcaaaatagcatccaaagaggatttttgcactaaaatcaagtaaaactaaataaaatctaactaaaaacaactagaaaatgctaAGAAAAAAGGTACAAGATTCTCACGCATCACAATACCAaccttaaactgttgcttgttcttaagcaaccaaaaacaatgtAGGACCAAGAAGAGAAAATTCTAATTGTCATTTAAGCTCAGGTCTAGTTACTAAATGGGGCTAATGGCACTCTAATTCAGAATAGCCtcagcatctcactatcctttgaagtttagaaataTCAGTATCCTTCAGAACTAGAACTTGGATGATATtattctcttctttaggctctaattgattcttgaacacagctttttcctttttctggtgctttgcaccttgagtttagccatgactctaagtgttttgttttcaagcttaacttgatacaagaataccacaagcacttaattggggaactcttcgagttctaatttttctttctatttctcccagacagtggtgctcagagccttacgCATACTCTGTAACAGCATTGAGTCACGACTTTAGGTActcagtttcaaggattacttgacactttcacaccacaagcatatggttagggaactccactcttttgagctttagatcagttttgaccctcttaaccattgatgctcaaagccttggacctttttcttttgatttttcttttttttttttaattttttttgctgtttgttttgcttcaagaatcaaccCTTTTCTTAATTGAGAggatcaataatacttctctaagttcCTGTTCCTCAATAACCAATATTCTtaactccaatatcaaatatgcacagttaattcatacattcagaattaAAGATAATGCCACCACATTAAAGTGACTCGAACAACTTAATAATATATAACTCAAAGATCATGCATGcactacttctttttcttttgatatttctttaaGCTCGGTGCATAATACATGagacatatttttaaaataaacataaaatactaaaataaacaaCTAACTAGAAAGCAAGAAAATcctactagtgatcatgcaaaCTTAGAATAGTaaacagaaaatagaatgaaatactaaaaaatagaaataagataaCGGGAAGGagaatgaaactcaaccacctcagtcatgGTGGTTGTTGGTCCCTCCGGGGAATCCCCTAGAGCGCTTAAGCTTCTTTATGTCACGCCCCCTGCTTTCTCTGTTCCTCCACTAGCTGGTGGAGGAGAGTACAGTGCTCCTGTCACTCTATCCTCAACTGATCTATAGCAGATGTCAGCTAACCTATGGATGTGGTCAGATGATCCCAGTAGTCACGGGGAGGAAAATAGATTCCCTGAGGCATCTCCGGAAAATCCTGTAGAGGCAGTGGGACTGGCTCCTGCTGCGGTCCCTGTCCGAGCTCTCTAATGTGCTCCATACCCTTCCTAGTGATCGGTCTAGCAATGTCGATCGGGGTATCTCCATCAATGTGAGTTCCAGCTGCTGCACATAGGCGGTAGATGAGATGAAGAAAAGCCAGTCTCGCAGAGGTGGAAGACTTGTCACCTCATGGACTTGCACCTCATTGCTGAGTATGATACAGTAAATCATCACTGCTCGCTCGAATgtaacctcagaacggttactCGTAGGGAGGATGGAACGTTGGATGAGCTCCAACCACCATCAAGCCATTGGCTTGAGGTTATGCCTACCTAACTAGTATGGCTGACCTCGAGAATCCCTCCTACACTGAGCTTTGGGAAGGCAAATGTCAGCTAGAACCTGATCTAACTGCTGGTCAATGTTGACCCTCCGAGTGTATGAATGAGGGTCCTCTCCGGATGGTGGTAACTGTAGTGCTACCCTGACACTCTCCGGGCTGAAATCCATGATATGCCCTTTGATCATAGTGCACTAATTCTTGAGCTCCAGGTTCACGCCACGGACATGCTTGTAAGTAACCTAAGCATTGGTATAAAACTCTCAGACAATCAAGACTCCAACCTCAGTCACAGGGTtagttagaacttcccaaccttgcCTCATAATCTGGTACCGGATCTCCGGGTACTCGTCAAGCTTCAGATCGAAGCGAACctcgggaatcaccttcttcttgtgcACCACCTCATAAAAGTGGTCCtcatgagtggataatttatacgctttttggcattgtttttaggtagtttttagtatattttagttattttttattatatttttattattttttatgcaaaaatcacatttctggactttactacgagtttgtgtgtttttctgtaatttcaggtattttctggctaaaattgagggacctgagcaaaaatttgattcagaggctgagaaaggactgcagatgctgttggattctaaccctcctgcactcaaagtggattttctgaatctacagaagctcaattggcgcgctctcaatttcgttggaaagtagacatcttgggctttctagcaatatataatagtcaatactttgtccgagatttgatggcccaaactggcattaaacgccagccagagacccttttctggcgtaaaacgccagaattggcacacttCTTGGCgataaacgcccattttggcacccagggtggagtttaactccaatttgaggcatatgcacgtggaagcttgctcagcccaaacactcaccaagtgggctccggaagtggaattctgcactatctacacctagttactcattttctgaaatcctaagttactagtttagtataaaaactacctttagagattcatttagaactcatgacattttacatctcatattgtatcttctacagcatgagtctctaaacccataggtgggggtgaggaaatttgctgtgtctcaatggattaatgcaattactattattttctattcgatcacgcttgattctgttctaagatattcactcgtacttcaatataaagaatatgatgatccgtgacactcatcatcattctcaaatttatgaacgcgtgcttgacaaccactcccgttctatttgagctcaacgtagtcattaggcgacagcttgagtgcgtatctcttgggtttctaatccacgagtttgacttgcatctcctgacaacagagcattcgaatccgtgagaatagaaccttcatggtagaggctagaaccaattggcagcattcctgagattcggaaagtctaaaccttgtctgtggtattccgagtaggatcaggaacgggatgattgtgacgagcttcaaactcacaaatgttgggcgcagtgacagtgtgcaaaaggatagagagatcctattccgacacaagtgagaaccaacagatgattagccatgcggtagctgtacctggtatttttcatccgagacgagagatccgacagttgattagccgtacagaaatcatgcctggtatttttcatccgagaggatggatggtagccattgaaaagcagagattcagacgacagagcatctctggaacctcaacctattcctcattactgaatcacaagtaacattcaattcatgttatttacttttcatgaacaaaaatcattttgatcactaatctcctgactaagatttacaagataaccatagcttgcttcaagccgacaatctccgtgggatcgacccttactcacgtaaggtattacttagacgacccagtgcacttgctggttagttgtgcggacttgcaaaggtgtgattgcaatttcgtgcaccaagtttttggtgccgttgccgaggattgttcgagtttggacaactgacgattcatcttgttgcttagattaggaaaatttatcttttttggtttagagtcactaaatttgagtcttttattattgtttttgttaaaattttaaaatccttgttttttttttagattttttttcgaaaatttttaataaatagataaaaaccaataaactaataattgagtcttctgtttgagtttagtttcatgttttaagtttggtgtcaattgc harbors:
- the LOC112743536 gene encoding uncharacterized protein, with protein sequence MFRIASSRLSSRAASSVSSTASFLASLTAKPSPVSLTPLAATSFRSYGNGLELDKSMANPDAINMINYALNHARTDKSFGSYGLGLLVLKHCLTIELTEGKDPKNENSKGIALLAMSTLEYERGEYDIALEKLQSIHELTNAYLGVRVAALEAEAGLYLELGQDDKASAIADKCVEVVEKQKTDDDDEDFKALILRAKALKGLIELVKGSIESAVPFFDKSIQLSDGTAALSYGEFLYLKQNYSMAKEVYTSVLKGASDIKKFGNPYLGACNMNLEGLMMGALCSLGQLETYQGNYGNAEKALTQALTLAEETYGEKHPKVGVVLTSIALMYRRRAMEERTSSLMVQEGLYRKVIDILKVTETESEGSAPVVERSDIAAIARGGYAEVLSVQENRKSEGEKLKKLAETIWKNRRLTLDEALLDLESSKISIIDPRISRIL